CGAGCGCGCGCCCGGTTGGACATTATTGCGGCCGATCGCCGGCTGACGGAGGCGGAGCAAAAGTTGATTATGCAGCAGGAACAGCCTGATGTGTTGCGGCGCCGGCTGGCCGGCATCGAAGGGGCCGGCTACGACTTTATCCTCCTGGACTGCCCCCCATCTGTGAACTTGCTCTCCGAATGTGCCCTGCATTTCTCCCAGGAGGTCTGTATCCCGGTCTCCATGGAATATCTCGCCGTTGTCAGCGCCCGGCTGGTGGTGCTCGAAATCGTCCGGACGCGCCGGCTCTCCCCCGGCCATCCGGTCCGACTGGCGCTGGTGATCCCGACCTTTTACGATCGGCGGTATGCCAAATCCCGGGAGATCATCGCAATGCTCCAGCGGCATTTCCCGGGGATTGTCGCGGAACCTATTCGCGCCAGCGCACGCCTTTCCGAGGCACCCAGCCATCATCTGACGATCTTTGAGTATGACCCCACCGGCCCAGGGAGCATAGATTAGGCACGCCTGGCAGAAAGGATCATCGGACATGCCTGAACAACCACCCCGCCGC
The Anaerolineae bacterium genome window above contains:
- a CDS encoding ParA family protein → MTRIVSFLNFKGGTGKTTTVVNLSMGLAMRGYRVLAMDLDAQGSVAGWLGARYEQTLAELLLGKAAWFDCITRARARLDIIAADRRLTEAEQKLIMQQEQPDVLRRRLAGIEGAGYDFILLDCPPSVNLLSECALHFSQEVCIPVSMEYLAVVSARLVVLEIVRTRRLSPGHPVRLALVIPTFYDRRYAKSREIIAMLQRHFPGIVAEPIRASARLSEAPSHHLTIFEYDPTGPGSID